Below is a genomic region from Scyliorhinus canicula chromosome 2, sScyCan1.1, whole genome shotgun sequence.
ATAATGTGTCAGTCTCTTGCTTTTCCAACAGTGAGCTCAAAATGGGAAAGGTAAGGTTAACTCTCGTATTTTTCACGTTATCAATAATTGGTTGGAAAATACAAGTATTTAATTTCATCTTCTTTCCTCACAGGTCATCTTTTATGAGGACAGGAACTTCCAGGGTCGGCACTATGAGTGCAGCAGTGACTGTGCTGACCTGTCCCCTTACTTCAGCCGCTGTAACTCCATCCGTGTTGAGAGTGACTGgtgggtgatgtatgagaaacccAATTACATGGGATACCAgtatgttctgagcaggggagaaTATCCTGACTACCAGCGCTGGATGGGATTCAATGACAACATCAGATCATGTCGCTCCTACCCACATGTGAGGAATACATTTATGGCCATGTTAGACATTAATGCAACTGATTTACTTTTGTAATTGTCTATATATCTGTTGTTTATTTAATAAATCAAAATTAATTTATCCAAATGTTAACGCCAAATCTAAGTTGTAGCTACAACAGTTGGCCTACACTGCAGGATTTAGGGTTTGCCTTCAGGGCCGTCCTGATGGGAAATTGATGGAACTGGAGGATACACCAGTCGGAGCAAGGGTGGATTTCCATTAATCTTCCATAAAAGTTAGAATGAAAGAGTCCCTGAATTAAACAAGTTCTGGAAAGGTGAGGGAAATATTCAGCTCCTTAACATTGTCATAGATGTAGCTGACACTATTTGTGGAGGAAGGTGTGGGAAGAAGTCCAAAGATTTTCTGGGTGATGTTTGGAAGACTGGTCAAATACACCCTCTTGCCGAGTACATGGAGTTTGCTCACTAATCAGCTTTGATCTCATGAATGGCAACAAAAGAAGCTGCAGGGCCTCAGTGAGCCACTCCTTTCCTGAACTTCCCATTAAATACAAGTACTGCTGAATGTCAAATCAGTATTCAGAGATCCGATTTTCCTTTTCCAATCCGTAGGGCAGTCCAGAGTGGGATTTTGGATCCCAAATCTTCTAGTGTATACTTGTTAACAATAAGAACTTTCATTGAATATTTGATAATATTGATGAAACTTTCAAATTGTAATTGCCAGCAACTGATAACCAacgagaaaattctggaaatacacaCGAGGTCTGTCAacaggcacggtagcatggtggttagcataaatgcttcacagctccagggtcccaggttcggtttccggctgggtcactgtctgtgcggagtctgcatgtcctccccgtgtgtgcgtgggtttcctccgggtgctccggtttcctcccacagtccaaagatgtgcgggttaggtggattggccatgctaaattgcccgtagtgtcctaaaaagtaaggttaaggggggggttgttgggttacgggtatagggtggatacatggatttgagtagggtgatcattgctcggcacaacatcgagggccgaagggcctgttctgtgctgtactgttctatgttctatgtaacatctGCAAGCAGAAATGAAAGATTACTAAAAGCAGAACATGCCAAAAAGAATCCAGCAGGTTCCGCACCTGCGGAGTGGGAAACAGAGTTAGTGTTTCggagttccaaagaagagtcacattggaatcaaaatgtttctctcttcaaaggtgctgccagacctgctgggtttttccagcactttctgtttttaatcgcagatttgcagcattttcttttgAGCATGTTTAATGCTTTGGGTGGAGAATTTTCATCAAAGTTGCAGCTGAATTTCCTGATATTATAAAATGACCctttgcaatgttttttttaaatgttgtgtagATATATTTCTACCTGCCTACCACATGTCTCATTTCTTTCTATTACAGTACCGAGGTGGAAACTACAGAATGAGGATTTATGAGAGGCCTGACTTTGGAGGACAGATGATGGAATTCATGGATGACTGCCCATCTGTCTACGATCGTTTCCGTTACCGTGACATCCACTCCTGCCATGTGATGGACGGTTACTGGACCTTCTATGAACATCCCAACTACAGAGGCCGACAGTACTTCATGAGACCCGGTGAATACAAGAGATACAGTGACTGGGGCGGCTACAACTCAACTATCGGATCTTTCAGACGCATGAGGGATTTCTAATTGCTTGTTGAAACCTGGATTTTGTCATGTTGAAATATTCTGAAACATAATAAATGTGCCATAATCTGAACTGGTTTCCTATTTTGGATTCTGTTTCCgtgtctctgctgctgcacacattTTATAACTGGGGGAGCACAATAACGggaggcaataaatgttgattcTAAAATTGGATGTAAGAAAAATGCGTAGCAAGCAATATTAATGTTCTTTACTTCAGTTATTTATTCAGACAGCTATGATAGCTGCAGTAATCGTGTTTCATACAAAATAtgatgctgagtatttccatcattttctgtttttaatgcaGACATTTCTGGGCACACTGGCAAAACTTCATTCACACTCTTATTTAATTCGTTCCAGATTATTCTCTGAAATCCATTTAAAAAGGTTTATTAGGCCACCATATCAAACACTTGTCAGGAGTCATGAGGGGAAAGAACTTTGTCATCTTGGTTGGGGTCCCCCTGTACTGGACAAGGAATGAAGCACAGTCATGAGGCAGGTGGCACAGGTGGCAGGTggcaggttaacactgctgcctcacagcaccaggagtccaggtttgattctggccttgggtgactctgtagagttgtacgttctccccgtgtctgctccagtttcctcccactccaaagatgtgccggttacgtggcttggtcatgccaaattgccccttagtgtctaaaaggataggtggggatatggggatagggtggggcgtgggcctaggtcaggtgctctctcagagggtcagggcatgactcgaagggccaaattgcctccttctgcactgtaaggattcggtGATTCTGGATTCCATGATCACCAGTTGCTGCGGGAGAGTGTGAAAGGGTGAGGCAGTGACTGACATCGTGCCTGCTCTTGACACCTTCACCAGAACCTCGAGTGCTAGCTCTGAGAAGCTGTGcactctatcatagaatttagagtgcagaaagaggccattcggcccatcaagcctgcacaggCCCTTAGAAGGAGCTCCCTCCATaaggtcacacctccaccctatctctgtaatccagtaatcctacctaacctttttttggacactacgggacaatttaccatggccaatccacccaacctgcacatctttggactgtgggaggaaaccggagcacccggaggaaacccacgcagatacggggagaacgtgcagactccgcacagacagtgacccacaccgggaattgaacctgggattctggaggtgtgaagcaacagtgctaaccagtgtgctactgtgccgccatagACATAGCTGTGTGCTCGGCAGAGTTCTCCACACTTTCTGTGGAGTTGAGTACAAGAAATTCACGTATGCAGCTCCAAAAGCATTGTTTCGAATCAGCACTTGAATAGTAAACCTGTCGGCATCTAGTTTAACACCTTCAGGCAGCTTGAAATTATGAtagtaattaataataataattacctattgtcacatgtcggcttcaatgaagttaatgtgaaaagcccctaatcgccacattctggcacctgttcagggaggctggtacgggaattgaaccggcactACTGCCATTGTTCTGCAGCTGTTTAgcttactgtgctaaaccagctcctaattAGGGCTACTATTGTTGTCTAAGGAGAGTCTGACTGAGGCACCAACACTAAAAATGCTCCATTAAGGCTAGCAGCTGGAATATGCTGCAGGCAAATTAAATATTGACCAACTCTCAGATTTAGAATGTCACCAGACTGATCCTATGACTTTAGAGAAAATTGCTTCCAAGGACCCTTGATTATCTACAGGTGTTGAGTGAAACATTTAGAAGAGGTCCTCCGTATAACTGGGTGACAAACACACAACTGGGAAGTGACAGCAAAACTTATGAGGACTGAATGGAGTTATATTGGGGGTTATGGAAGAGGTTTCCCATTGTCTTGCCAATCAGGGGTCTGGCAGCAGAGCCATGGTGAATTTTTAAGGTGTGCAGTGCAATAGTGTAGGGGGTGGAGAGTTGGTGGTCGGATACTCCATGACTGATGCCTACTGTAAAGGACTAGATCGCCTTCTGGTTTCCCATGCTCCTCTTCCACCTTAGCATATTGATTAGCTCAAGAGTTACCCTGTGATTGTGGTATTCTATGAGCCTTGACTTCCCCTTCTAGATACACCGTTCCTGTCTTTTTGTGTTATTCAAAATTGGGAGAGCATTACCTGAAATACCAATGGTCTCTGGCCCATGGACCAGAGGTTTTGCCAGTTGGTGATGCAGGAACTGCGCTAACGGTATAAGTAGTATGGCTGGGCCAAAGTCCTAGAactgccttcctaacagcactgtgtgtgtacctatacCATgtgcactgcagcggttcaagaaggcagtttaccaccatcttctcaagaatAATTAGGAATGAGAAATAAATGGTTTGCCGACAATACCACATCCATTGAAAGGATTTTAAACAACGATATTTACCACATCAGTTGAATAATGAAGAGTcgtaagtgtcatgtgagagtacctttaagaaatggatgtttaagtaatgtacctttaagaaaatatggatgtcagagtgtgggtggagctgggcttcagctcggccattttgaagtttttagtttcagtttgagagagcagctgggagtgtccgtgtgttttgctgagagctgcaggaaggaaaagagctggtctggtgatttcttcaatgccaaagactataaatatattgaatgtaacctgttgtgctccAATTTTTGAAGTGccgaagtcttttggatgtttaaaagaacagtttgcaggattgggtagtgtattattttcggggttatctttgaagtgatGGATGTTAAgatatccaatgtttattttaaaaggttaagttaagttcatggaataaacattgttttgttttaaaaacgacgtgccataattgtaatactacacctggggaacaagccgtgtgcgtcaaaagcaacaatccattaaggggggggggggttggttggactccatgatacatttgtaCTGATGCGTTAGCTCAGAGGTAATCACTGTGAATTGGATTTGTGTTTTCCCATTCACATGTTAGGGTGACCAGTCAGGTCATCCATTTTTTGAAATAAatggatagatttctagactctaaaggtatAAAGGGGTCTGGGGACAGTCCACAAGTATGgtggtgagatagaggatcaaccatgatcatattgaatggtggaacaggctcgaattGCCTTACTGCTTACTCCTGCTCCACGTTTCTATGTTCCTTTGTCAGTGTGGTCATATTATGCATCATGACTTGGTGACTTTGGACTGGGTAAGCTTAGGAGTTTAGATTCAGGCATCAATTCCAACGGTCAGTTCAATATAGCACTTGGCAGttaaatatagcacttggggcggaggggatcaaaggatatgagtgGGAAGTGGGATTCGACTATTGCGTTGGATGAGCAgacttgatcataatgaatggcggagcgggcttgaagagagaatggcctcctcctattttccatgtttttaTGTCAAGTGATCAAATTGGGAAAGTGCAAGGGCCAGAAGTGGAGGAGCACAAATGTCTTGGACAGTTGTAGAGATGGAGTgaattacagagagagggaggggtgaggccatgtaGACATTCAAAAACAAACAGGATGCTATTGAAATTGAGGTGTTGCAGAGGTCACGTGAAGTGAGTATGGGAGCAGTTGCATTTTCGCGAGTTCTGGCTCTGCCCATTTTTTAATCTGCAAATTAATCCTGATGCACGCTTTCTTTGTAATTTCTTGCTTTACGTTGTGTCCTGAGAATTATTTGTCGGTGTTCCTACATGATGGAGCTGAGTTGGAATCTTTGCTTGTTTGTGGCGACTGGAAGGAATTGGGGTGGCGACCTGCCTTTTGGTGGTGCAGTTGTTTTTGAACAATGATGGAGAGATGTGCATCGACGGATGATGGCTGCCAATGGAGGGGTTGTTCTGGCTGAGGATCTCAGCTCTGAGGTACAGGTCATCAAGGCCCAATTCCACGAGTTGCGTGGTGTTTTTATGAAAGCAATGGAGACACACAAGGAGGTTCTTGCAATGGAGAGAGCACTGTTCCTGATGGAAGCCTGCCTCTGTATGGTAGCAATTCCTGCTGCATAGCCTGTTGTCCATCTTGATAgagtcaggagagagagagagagagaccggaaAGGCAAAGGCACAGTTTTCATAAGGGTCTAGTCGCTGGGTGCAGATATCAGACATTGACAATGACTAGGTTGAGTGACAGTGGCCCTGAACATTGTAGGAGATGTTCTCATCACCAAAAAGACACTGGTTTGATTGATGCATTCTTTCACTCTGATGTGACACCAATCAATGAGCTGGCAGACTTGCAGTGATCAGATGGAGGAGATTCTAGACTGAGCATCCAGCCTTGCAATGGAACATGGATGCAGTTGTCTCAGCAACACTACAGGAAGGAATCGTATGTGAACATAGAGAACTGCAGAGAGGCTGCAAAAAGtgtgatttattttatttccagAATTTGATGCTAATTTACATAGGTGCTTGCGCTCTAACACCCGTGCCCATTCTGTGCAAATAGACTTTCTTAACCTTTCTAACCCTGCCACTAAGTCTCACAcagtggaggtggaggcagcgtGCTGCCTGCCATGCCCTGTTGTCCATGATGACCTTGGCCGACATCCTCTAAATGCCAGAGGTCTGGAAGGCCTTTGCCTGCTTTTGGGGTACTGTTGTGTGGCAGAGCTATTCTTCCTGCAGTGGGGCTGGTGATTCAGTCGCAAGAAGAGGGGAGTCAGATCGCTGGCACTCCTGGAGTCGCCTCGGTGGATGACTCTGGGGTACTCACCAGCTTTGCCTCCTCACTCTGGGTTCTCGAGGGTTCCTGACATTCGTCTTAGTacagagaggcagctggagtgaggttGAGAAGCCTCATTGTCCTCTGGTGTTGGCACTCGCGGATGCCCCCAAGCACCTGTGTCATGGAGTGCACGCCCTGTGGCATAGAGTTCATGACCTccaccagtgcaggacagaactcTCCCACCAAGGTGTCTGTAATATCCTGATAGATGTGTAGCCACCAGGTAGAGTAATGAATGAAGGCTTATGAAAGTAAGAAACTATATACAGACAGTGCGATAAAACCTATCCTGCTGTAAGACTCCTAAACTCccaactgaagtgttggctagtgtagacttgagagatgaacagacacttccaacactgatgaacgtTCAacccaattttattaactacttctaactaactaacacccaatgactgtgggtctaaatgatgctaacttaaactacagacctaagccttgtccgaaccaattgattctctcagcacatgttgtaagtctgtgctgggctggatgagttcttgttacactcagaggcagcacccagaatgagccggaaccgtggtgccctctgcctttatggtgtgtgtattctaactggtgattggctgcggtgtttgtacctGTTgcttggtccctgtgtgtgtccatcagtgtgtctctgcaccatgatatactggtgtatattatgacaccaactAACTGGGAAACCCTACGGGTCACATGATCCGGCCCCATTATCTGTTTGGGTCATATGACACTCCAGGAAGTCGCCCTATCAAAGGGGCATTATACTACAGTCTCCACTGCGTCTGCCACCTCGGTGTTGACCTGGCTGCCTTGGAATATTGGCACGATCTGCCAGGATTCCTCCATTCTGACTTTGAATCTGAGGAGTGAAGTTGCTATCCCTTATTGATGGTCCCAGCTTAGCATCTGGGGCTGCAGCAACTGAGGCACGACCAAGTCCAGAGACACGTCAGCTGACTGGGCATCAGAAGATTCCTGGCCTCCAACAATCCTCTGAGTGCTggcatccctgcctctgcctgctgtggtGTGAAGGTATGATGTTCTCACCTGATTGTGGCGCCTAGGCTACTCCAGAAATAAATCCCTCTGTGGTTTTAGCCTCTGCATTAGTGGAAGCTATGGATGAGAACTGTGATGCCTCTACAATCTCTACTTCCGAGAATTAAACGGGGCTGTGTTCTGAAGTGGACTCCTGTGTTCTGACTACTGGAGGTACAGGGCACCTCCCTGATGTGTGTGCAAGAGAAGGAAGATGTAACTTGTGCATGGCAGGAGCATAACTAGAGAAGAGACAAGACTCATGTTAGCTTGATCTGATGGATGGTGGTGTATTGGGTCCTCACTTCATTTTTGGGCTCCCACTTCACCCTTGGTGCAGGAGCGGtcgagttccccccccccaggccagctggagagctctatcctcaaAACTTTGAATGGGCTCTAAAGTCGGGCATTCCTCCAACCATCTAGGATCTCTCATTTTTATTGTGAACCAGCTTGTTCAGCATGCAGGCAGATGGAAAAAGTGTAAGCCAACCGCGTACCAGGGctaatggggagaacgtgcagactccgcacagacagtgacacatacggggaatcgaacctggaactgtgaagcaacagtgctaaccattgtgctaccatgccgcccacggtATCCATATCAgatatcattgaatggcggaggagaatcgatgggctgaatggccttattctgctcctatgtcttatggtcctatggtcTAGGCAGTGTATTTAGACCCTAAATACTCCACACTATCAGACAGTGTATACAGATCCTAAACACTCCACACTATCAGACAGTGTATACAGATCCTAAACACTCCACACTATCAGACAGTGTATACAGATCCTAAACACTCCACACTATCAGACAGTGTATCCAGATTCTAAACACTCCACACTatcagacagtgtgtacagatcttaaacattccacactATCAGtgttatttttttattaatttatgggttgtgggtgtcgctggttaggcaagcatttattgcccatccctagttgccctccagaaggtggtggtgagttgctatcttgaactgctgcagtccttcaggtataggtacacccactatgctgttagggagggagttccaggattttgccccagttatagtgaaggaacggcgatatatttccaagtcagggtgttgagttacttggagaggaacctccaggtggtgggattcccaggtatctgctgctcttgtcctcctagatggtaatgttcgtgggtttggaaggtgttgtctaaggaaccttgatgagttacggcagtgcaccttatagatggcgcacacggctgccattgttcaatggtggagggtttgaatgtttgtggaagggggagctgctttgtccaagttggtgttaagcttcttgagtgttgttggagctgcactcatccagacaagtggggagtattccataacacttccgacttgtgccttgtagacggtggacaggctttgaggggtcagaaagtgagttacttgccgtaggattcctggcctttgaccttccctggtagccacagtattaacgtggctagttcagtttagtttctgatcaatggtaacccccaggatgttgattgtgggggcgattcagcgatggtaatgccattgaatgtcaatgattagatcctttcttgtaggagatggtgatTGCCCGGCACCTGTGTGGCAGGAATGTAATTTTCCACTTGCCAAcccaatcctggatattgtccgggtcttgctgcatttggacatggattgtttcattatctgaggagttacgaatggtgctgaacattgggcaCTCACCCGcaaacatcccaacttctgaccttatgatggaaggaaggtcattaatgaatcagttgaagatggttggggctaggacactaccctgaggaactccttcagtgatgttctggagctgagatgattgtgtAT
It encodes:
- the LOC119961465 gene encoding gamma-crystallin S-1-like produces the protein MGKVIFYEDRNFQGRHYECSSDCADLSPYFSRCNSIRVESDWWVMYEKPNYMGYQYVLSRGEYPDYQRWMGFNDNIRSCRSYPHYRGGNYRMRIYERPDFGGQMMEFMDDCPSVYDRFRYRDIHSCHVMDGYWTFYEHPNYRGRQYFMRPGEYKRYSDWGGYNSTIGSFRRMRDF